In Trueperaceae bacterium, the genomic stretch GATGCTCTGCAGGCGTACGGCGAGCGGAGCGACCACCGGTTCCGGGTGCTGGTGGAGGTGAACGTCGCCGGGGAGGAGAGCAAACTGGGCATCGGGGTCGAGGAAGCGGCCGAGCTAGTTGCCTACGCCCGGGCTCTGCCCAATCTGCAGGTGGCCGGGTTGATGACGATGGCTCCTCACTACGACGACCCGGAGCAGGCCAGACCGGTGTTCAGGGGCCTCCGAGGGCTGCGTGATAAACTCGGCCTGGTGGAACTCTCGATGGGCATGAGCAACGACTTCGAAGTCGCGGTCGAAGAGGGAGCGACGATCGTAAGGGTTGGCAGCGCTCTGTTCGACGGGAGCGACGCGTGAAGCTGAGCCCGCTCGACATCGAGCACATGGAGTTCACCACCTCGGTAAGCGGGTACTCGAAGCGTCAGGTGCGTGAGTTCCTGGAACGCGTGTCGCAGCAGCTTGAGGAAACCCTCCGCGACAACCAGGGGCTTCGCGACGAGCTCAAGAAACGCGACGAACGGATCGAGGACCTACAGGTCGGCGAGGTCGAGCTCAAGCGGGCGGTGATAGCCGCCGAGCGGATAGCCAACGAGATCAAGGAGAACGCCAAGCACGAGGCGTCGTTGATCCTGCGTGAGGCCGATGGGCAGCGGAACAACCTGCTGCGTGAAGCCGAATCGCGGCTGCGGTCGGCACGCGCCGAACTCAGTCGGCTCGAGCGGGAGCAGCAGCTCTTCCGCGAGCAGTTCAGAGGGTTGCTGCGCGCCTTCGAACGGAGCCTCGACAATCCGGGCGCCAGCCGCAGCGCTCCGGAAGGTCAACCCAAACAGGTTGCGGCACCGGAAGCGGCAACCGAGAAGAGCCAGTAGGCAAGGGGGCTTCAGCGCTTGACACAGACGTACTTCGCGTACGCCTGCCACTTGCCATATTTCACGGACTCGATCTCGAAGCCGACTCGATCCAGCATCGCCTCCAGCAACCAGGTGTAGGTGATGAACTCCTCGCGCACGTCGTGCTCGAAGAACTCACGAGGGAAGCTTCCCGCCGGACGGCTGTCGATCCAGGCCTCGATCGCCTCGTCGGCCCGGCTCGGCTCGAATGAGAACAGGATGTCACGCAGGAACAACTTTCCGCCTGGTTTCAGTACGTCCGCGATCCTTTGAAGGGCCCTGACTTTCCAAAGGTCGGGAAGGTGATGCAGGGTTCGCTGGGTGAACGCGAAGTCGACCGGTTCGCCTCGATGCTCGTAGGTAAGGTGTCCCTGATGCACGTACTCGATATTGTGGAGGTGGAGCCTCCTGGCCTTCTCCCGTAGTTGATCGAGCATGGCTGTCGATACGTCGACTGCTATCACGCTCTTGCAGACTTTGGCCGCCTCCAAGGTGAGGGCGCCGGTGCCGCATCCGAAATCGATGATCGTGTCGGAAGCCGAAACACCCAGTTCGATCAACCGTTGCCTTTCAACCTCCGGGTCCACGTTCGCGAACCTGTCGTACGACTCCAGGACTTCGCTATCCGACCAGCCGAAATCCTGGAATTCGTCGAAAAGCCAAGGCGGAGCCGACTTGCTATCTAGCTGTGCCATGTCCAATTGCTAAGACGATTCGGGCGGTGGCGGCGCCTGGAAAGTCCTCTATCCCGGCAACGACTCGGCTACTTCGCTTGCTGCTCTTTGGCCTGCGCGCTGTCCAACGCTTCTGTGAGCGTGACCCAAGGCAGGGTCGCGCACTTGACGCGGGCATGCAGCTTGCTGATGCCCTGGAGCAGTTTGAGGTCGCCCAGCCGGTCGCTTGGCTCCCCTCCGTGGATCATCTCCTTGAAATCGGCGGCCAGCGAGCGCGCCTCGGCCACGCTCAACCCCTTGAGCGCCTGGGTCATCATGCTCGCCGACGCCTGGCTGATCGCGCACCCTTCGCCGATGAACTTCGCCTCGGCCACCTTGTCGTCGTCGATGAGGAGGAAGAGTTCGAGCTCGTCCCCGCACGACGGGTTGAGCCCCTCCTGGCGCACCGTATGCGGCTCGAGCTCGCCTCGGTTCCGGGGGCGCTTGTAGTGGTCGAGGATGATCTCCTTGTAGAGGCTGTCGAGCAGGGACATGTCTTGTTCCAGTTCCTATCGAGGTGACTTGACTCAGGCGAAGGCGGCGAAGAAGTCGCGTGCCTTGACGACCGCCGCGACTAAGCGGTCGATCTCGTCTTCGGTGTTGTAGAGATAGAAGCTTGCTCGGGCGGTCGCCTGGGTACCGAGGGCGCGGATGAGCGGCTGAGCGCAATGGTGCCCGGCTCTCACGGCGACCCCCTCCTGGTCGAGAACAGTAGCGATGTCGTGCGGGTGAGCGCCGTCCACGTTGAAGGCGATGATGCCGCCACGGTCTTCCCCTTCGGGCCCGTAGAGGGTAACGCCTTCGAGTTCCCGCATCCGCGCCAGCGCGTAGGCGAGAAGGCGCCGATCGTGCTCGAAGATCCGCTCCATGCCGATCTCCTCGAGGTAGTCGATCGCGGCCCCCAACCCGATCGCCTCCGCTATGTTCGGCGTGCCGGCTTCGAAGCGCATGGGGATGTCCGCGAAGCTGCTGCCCTCTATCTCCACCCGCCTGATCATCGATCCACCGGTTAGGAAGGGGGGCATCTCGCGGAGGATCTCGGCCCGGCCCCAGAGCGCGCCTGCACCCGTGGGTCCGCACATCTTGTGCCCGCTCAGCGCGTAGAAGTCGGCCCCCAGAGCCTGCACGTCGACCGGCATGTGGGGAGCAGCCTGAGCACCGTCGACCAGCACCAGAGCGCCTGCATCGTGCGCCAGATCGGCTATCTCCCTCACCGGGTTTATGGCGCCCAACGTGTTGCTCATGTGCCACGTGGCCACCAGCCGCGTCCTGTCGCTCAGCATCTCCCGGTAGCTGTCCATGTCGAAGCGATGGTCGGGAGTGAGAGGGACCGCTCGCAGCCTGGCGCCCCGCTCCTCGACCGCGCGCTGCCACGGCACCAGGTTGGCATGGTGCTCGGCGACCCCGATGACGATCTCGTCACCGGTCCTCAGGTTGTGCCTGGCCCAGCTGTCGGCGACCAGGTTTATGGCCTCGGTGGTGTTGCGGGTGAAGATCACCGAGGCCGGATCGGGTGCGTTGATGAAGCGCGCGACCTTCACCCGGGCTCCCTCGTAGAGGTCGCTCGCCTCGACGGCGAGGGTGTGGGCCCCACGGTGGACGTTGGCGTGGTGGCGGTAGTAGTAGTCGACCATCGCCTCGATCACCTGCCGGGGCTTCTGGGACGAGGCGGCGTTGTCGAGGTAGACGAGCGGGTGACCGTTGATCTCCCTCTCCAGGATCGGGAAGTCGGCGCGCAGGCGGGCCACATCGATCGCGCTGCCACTCGTGCTCATAGCCCGAGTGTACCACCCCTCGGAATGATTCCGAGAAAGCTGACTAGCCGATTGCCGTTTCCGGCCCAACCGCTGCCGTCCGGCTGCGGGAGCCGCTCGGGGTGGGCGTTACACTGCCGTGTGGTGCTGCGCAAGCTCACGCAGATCAACTTCCGCAACCTGGCCACCTCGACACTCGAGCCGTGTGCGGGGCTCACCGCCATATCCGGCCGGAACGCCGCGGGCAAATCGAATCTGCTGGAGGCGTCCTACCTGGGCCTCACCGGAGAGCTGCCGGGTGGGAAGATCGCGGAGAACCTCCGGATAGGCGAGGAACAGGGGTTCGTGGGCGTGCAGCTCGATCACGACGATGGCAACAGCACGATCGAGGTCGGTCTTGCACCGGGAAGAAAATCGCTCAAGCTCGACGGCCAATCGGCCCGGGTCGTCGACGTCTCGCGGGTCAGCGCAGCCGTGCTCGTAACCCCGGAAGACGCCGACCTCGTGCACGGCTCCCCCTCCGGCAGGCGCGCCTATCTCGACTCGCTGCTGGGACGTCTCTCCCCCCGCTATTCGGTCGTACTGCGCGCTTTCGCACGCGTTCTCGAACAGAGGAACGCCGCTCTACGGAGCGGCTTCGGCGACGCGGGGGTCGAGGTATGGAGCGACCGGTTCGTCGAGTTGGGAAGCGAGATCGACGAGCTGCGGGAGCGGGCGATCGTCCGCATCGCTGAACTCGCAGCGACCGCATACGAGGCGATAGCGGGCAGCGGATCACGGCTCGAGGTGACACTGCAGCGCTCCTGGGAGGCGAGTCTGGCCGAAGCGTTGCGCGCCAGCCGCCAAGAGGAGCGGGCTCGCGGCGTGACCGTGGTAGGTCCCCATCGAAGCGATCTTCGCATCGACCTAGGGGGCCACCGCGCCCAGGCTTACGCCTCCCGTGGGGAGGCGCGCACCGCGGCTCTGGCTCTCAGGGTCGCGGAGTTCCGCCTGCTGGAGGAGCGGCACGGGGAGACACCGGTACTCCTGCTCGACGACTTCAGCGCCGAACTCGACCCTTCCCGACGGGAGTTCCTGCTGCGGCTCGTGCGCAGTGCCGATCAGGCCCTCGTTACCGGCACAGAAGCTCCCCCCGAGTACGACACTCTCATGAGGATCGAAGCGGGGAGGGTGAGCAGTGGCTAAGGACACTCACGTCTCAGAGCTGCTGGCAGAGGTCTTCCGGCGTGGCGGGATGAAGCGCTCGCTCAAGCGGGCGCAGGCCGTGCTGCTCTGGCCACAGGTGGCCGGCAAGCAGCTCGCCGCCTTCACTCGCGCTCGCAGCCTCGTTGACGGGGTGCTGATAGTGGAGGTGCCCGATTCCGAGACGGCGATGCACCTGACGCTGCAGCGGCAACGCTTCCTCGACGTGTTCCAGGGCAAATTCGGAGCACGAGAGGTGCGCGACATCCGCTTCCAGACGGGACGCCGAGTCGGGGCCGAGGAGCAGCCTGCGGTAGAGGCGAAGCAGGTGCAGGTGGACCCGACCGACCTGGCGCAGCTCACCCGTGCGCTCGGTGAACTCGAACTCCCCGACGAGCTGTCGCAACCTGCCTTGCAGGCGGCTCAGTCGATGCTCGCCTATCGGGCCCGCCGCAAGGCAGAAGGCTGGTCCAACTGCCCTACCTGCGACGCCCTCACGCCCGAGACCGGGCTGTGCTCCACCTGCCGCCGCTACTCCGAAGATCCTCAGGTGGTTGCGGCCGCAGGGAGGCTGGCGGTGAACCCCTCCGTCGGCACCCCGGCGCTCTCCGAGGAGCAGCGCTCGGTCGCATCCTTGCTGGCCCAGAGGGAGCTGGCCGGAACCCTCTCTGAACTCCTGCCGCAGGTCCTGGCCGATCCCCAGCTGAGACAGCAGCTGGAGACGGTAGCCCGCTGCTACCTCGCGCTGCGCCTCGGGAAGGCGCCGGCGCAGGTGAGCGACGCCGACCTGGCTCTACTCCCGCCCAAGGTCGCTCGGATACTCGGCCACCTGGACGGGTAGTTCCTCGGAACTGCGACGACCTCCGTCACCTGTTACCCTTGCCTCGTTCGTGACGGCTCGCCAGCGACTCTCGGTTCGAGCCAGTGAGGTGAACCATGCCCAGACCGGTCGCTCTCATCGTCCTCGACGGCTTCGGCCTTGCTCCGGAAGGTCCGGGCAACGCTGTGGCTCTCGCCGACACACCGAACTTCGATCGCTACCGGCGGGAGTGGCCCCACACCACCCTGCTGGCCTCGGGGAAGGCGGTCGGTCTGCCCGAAGGTCAGATCGGCAACTCCGAGGTGGGTCACATGAACCTGGGCGCCGGGCGGGTCGTGATGCAGAGCCTCACCTACATCCAGGAGCAGATAGAGAGCGGCGCGTTCTTCCGGAATCCCGTACTCAGGGAGTTGATGGCGGAGGGCAGGCGGCTGCACCTCCTCGGCCTGGTTAGCCGCGGCGGGGTTCACAGCGACCTCGAGCATCTCCTGGCGCTGCTCGAACTGGCGCGGCGCGAGTACGACGGAGAGGTGTTCATCCACGCCTTCACCGACGGCCGCGACACCCCTCCTCAGAGCGGGCTCGGTTATCTGCGGGAGTTGGAGGAAGCGATCGTTTCGAGGGGCGCCAGAGCGCGAGTGGCCACGGTGAGCGGACGCTACTACGCGATGGACCGCGACAGGCGCTGGGAGCGTATCGAGCGCGCATACGACGCGGTGGTCTGCGGGCGGTCGAGCAGGAGCGCTCGCAGTTCGGTGGCGGCGATCGACGCCGCCTACGAACGCGGTGAGACGGACGAGTTCATCGAGCCGACGGTGATCACGACGGAAGACGGCGAGCCGCTGGGTGCGATCCAGGATGGGGACTCGGTGATCTTCTTCAACTTCCGCGCCGACCGTGCCAGGCAACTGACGTCCGCGCTGCTCGGGGGATCGGACTGGAACGAGTTCGGAAGGTGCAAGGCGCCGCAGATCCGGTTCGCCTCGCTCATGCAGTA encodes the following:
- a CDS encoding YggS family pyridoxal phosphate-dependent enzyme codes for the protein MIDEVRRRIAAACERAGRERSEVKLVAVTKGHPVAEIEERVVDEGCLVLGESRLQEWRAKEAELTGRGIEWHLIGNLQRNKIKYCLPFHTIHSLNSRRLADALQAYGERSDHRFRVLVEVNVAGEESKLGIGVEEAAELVAYARALPNLQVAGLMTMAPHYDDPEQARPVFRGLRGLRDKLGLVELSMGMSNDFEVAVEEGATIVRVGSALFDGSDA
- the recF gene encoding DNA replication and repair protein RecF (All proteins in this family for which functions are known are DNA-binding proteins that assist the filamentation of RecA onto DNA for the initiation of recombination or recombinational repair.); its protein translation is MVLRKLTQINFRNLATSTLEPCAGLTAISGRNAAGKSNLLEASYLGLTGELPGGKIAENLRIGEEQGFVGVQLDHDDGNSTIEVGLAPGRKSLKLDGQSARVVDVSRVSAAVLVTPEDADLVHGSPSGRRAYLDSLLGRLSPRYSVVLRAFARVLEQRNAALRSGFGDAGVEVWSDRFVELGSEIDELRERAIVRIAELAATAYEAIAGSGSRLEVTLQRSWEASLAEALRASRQEERARGVTVVGPHRSDLRIDLGGHRAQAYASRGEARTAALALRVAEFRLLEERHGETPVLLLDDFSAELDPSRREFLLRLVRSADQALVTGTEAPPEYDTLMRIEAGRVSSG
- a CDS encoding DivIVA domain-containing protein, whose product is MKLSPLDIEHMEFTTSVSGYSKRQVREFLERVSQQLEETLRDNQGLRDELKKRDERIEDLQVGEVELKRAVIAAERIANEIKENAKHEASLILREADGQRNNLLREAESRLRSARAELSRLEREQQLFREQFRGLLRAFERSLDNPGASRSAPEGQPKQVAAPEAATEKSQ
- a CDS encoding cysteine desulfurase; the protein is MSTSGSAIDVARLRADFPILEREINGHPLVYLDNAASSQKPRQVIEAMVDYYYRHHANVHRGAHTLAVEASDLYEGARVKVARFINAPDPASVIFTRNTTEAINLVADSWARHNLRTGDEIVIGVAEHHANLVPWQRAVEERGARLRAVPLTPDHRFDMDSYREMLSDRTRLVATWHMSNTLGAINPVREIADLAHDAGALVLVDGAQAAPHMPVDVQALGADFYALSGHKMCGPTGAGALWGRAEILREMPPFLTGGSMIRRVEIEGSSFADIPMRFEAGTPNIAEAIGLGAAIDYLEEIGMERIFEHDRRLLAYALARMRELEGVTLYGPEGEDRGGIIAFNVDGAHPHDIATVLDQEGVAVRAGHHCAQPLIRALGTQATARASFYLYNTEDEIDRLVAAVVKARDFFAAFA
- the gpmI gene encoding 2,3-bisphosphoglycerate-independent phosphoglycerate mutase; this translates as MPRPVALIVLDGFGLAPEGPGNAVALADTPNFDRYRREWPHTTLLASGKAVGLPEGQIGNSEVGHMNLGAGRVVMQSLTYIQEQIESGAFFRNPVLRELMAEGRRLHLLGLVSRGGVHSDLEHLLALLELARREYDGEVFIHAFTDGRDTPPQSGLGYLRELEEAIVSRGARARVATVSGRYYAMDRDRRWERIERAYDAVVCGRSSRSARSSVAAIDAAYERGETDEFIEPTVITTEDGEPLGAIQDGDSVIFFNFRADRARQLTSALLGGSDWNEFGRCKAPQIRFASLMQYDRESSAPFAFELPELRPSLAEVISGAGLRQYHTAETEKYAHVTYFFNAKRERPHEGEEHHLVPSPKVATYDLKPEMSASELAAATVSRIRERNDDFILVNFANPDMVGHTGVLEAAVEACEASDQGMGEVVEAVLAKSGAAIVLADHGNAEVMVDEKGEPHTAHTTNPVPCILVGVSRVGLRQGGVLGDVAPTVLELLGVEVPTQMTGRSLLASD
- a CDS encoding DUF721 domain-containing protein — encoded protein: MAKDTHVSELLAEVFRRGGMKRSLKRAQAVLLWPQVAGKQLAAFTRARSLVDGVLIVEVPDSETAMHLTLQRQRFLDVFQGKFGAREVRDIRFQTGRRVGAEEQPAVEAKQVQVDPTDLAQLTRALGELELPDELSQPALQAAQSMLAYRARRKAEGWSNCPTCDALTPETGLCSTCRRYSEDPQVVAAAGRLAVNPSVGTPALSEEQRSVASLLAQRELAGTLSELLPQVLADPQLRQQLETVARCYLALRLGKAPAQVSDADLALLPPKVARILGHLDG
- a CDS encoding class I SAM-dependent methyltransferase; this encodes MAQLDSKSAPPWLFDEFQDFGWSDSEVLESYDRFANVDPEVERQRLIELGVSASDTIIDFGCGTGALTLEAAKVCKSVIAVDVSTAMLDQLREKARRLHLHNIEYVHQGHLTYEHRGEPVDFAFTQRTLHHLPDLWKVRALQRIADVLKPGGKLFLRDILFSFEPSRADEAIEAWIDSRPAGSFPREFFEHDVREEFITYTWLLEAMLDRVGFEIESVKYGKWQAYAKYVCVKR
- a CDS encoding SUF system NifU family Fe-S cluster assembly protein is translated as MSLLDSLYKEIILDHYKRPRNRGELEPHTVRQEGLNPSCGDELELFLLIDDDKVAEAKFIGEGCAISQASASMMTQALKGLSVAEARSLAADFKEMIHGGEPSDRLGDLKLLQGISKLHARVKCATLPWVTLTEALDSAQAKEQQAK